The following proteins come from a genomic window of Gynuella sunshinyii YC6258:
- the pilB gene encoding type IV-A pilus assembly ATPase PilB, translated as MAALLNGLSKRLVADQIISEESAIEATSLAKKNKVQLVTQLIDSELATPLQIAQTCATEFGTPLFDLEAFDKELLNKELVDSKLIIAHRAFPLIKRGNRLFVAVSDPTNLIGLDEIKFHTGLSTESILVEDDKLSRLIESFLDDGNDAFEGLEDEALDNLEVAETKKDEGDEGNSGADDAPVVRFINQMLLSAIKKGASDLHFEPYEKTYRVRFRIDGMLQDMSRPPVALGPKIAARLKVMSQLDISERRVPQDGRIKLKISKTKAIDFRVNTLPTLFGEKIVLRILDSSSAKMGIDALGYEPDQKEMYLEALKRPQGMILVTGPTGSGKTVSLYTGLNILNTEGVNISTAEDPVEINLEGINQVNVNNRVGLDFASALRSFLRQDPDVIMVGEIRDLETASIAIKAAQTGHMVLSTLHTNSAAETLTRMLNMGVPSFNLATTVNLIIAQRLARRLCGHCKQALDVPVETLKKEGFSDEMLKSAKIYHPVGCNQCNKGYKGRVGIYEVVKITPAISRIIMEEGNSIQLNEQFKKEGYNNLRKSGLVKVCQGVTSLEEVNRVTSEN; from the coding sequence ATGGCAGCACTACTAAACGGCTTATCCAAACGATTGGTTGCAGATCAGATTATTAGTGAAGAATCAGCTATTGAAGCAACCTCACTAGCCAAAAAAAATAAAGTACAACTCGTCACTCAGTTGATAGATTCAGAACTGGCAACTCCTCTACAGATAGCCCAAACTTGCGCAACTGAATTTGGCACTCCTTTATTCGACCTGGAAGCTTTTGACAAAGAGCTACTTAATAAAGAACTTGTTGATAGTAAATTAATAATCGCTCATCGTGCTTTCCCTTTGATAAAAAGAGGGAATCGCCTCTTTGTTGCCGTATCAGATCCAACCAACTTAATCGGATTAGATGAAATAAAATTTCATACAGGATTAAGTACAGAGTCAATCCTGGTTGAGGATGACAAGCTTTCTCGTTTGATTGAGAGCTTTCTCGATGACGGTAACGACGCCTTCGAAGGCCTAGAAGATGAAGCCTTGGATAATTTAGAAGTCGCAGAAACTAAAAAGGATGAAGGAGATGAGGGAAATAGTGGTGCAGATGATGCTCCTGTTGTCCGCTTTATTAATCAAATGCTGCTCTCAGCGATTAAGAAAGGCGCTTCAGACCTACACTTTGAACCTTACGAAAAAACATATCGCGTCCGCTTCCGTATTGATGGAATGTTACAGGATATGTCTCGCCCACCCGTTGCTCTTGGCCCTAAAATCGCCGCACGACTAAAAGTAATGTCTCAACTGGACATTTCTGAGCGCAGGGTTCCCCAGGATGGACGTATAAAACTCAAAATATCAAAGACCAAAGCTATTGACTTTCGTGTAAATACACTGCCCACACTGTTTGGCGAAAAGATCGTATTGCGAATTCTCGATTCCAGTAGCGCTAAAATGGGAATTGACGCTTTAGGTTATGAGCCGGATCAAAAGGAAATGTACCTGGAGGCACTCAAACGTCCTCAGGGAATGATACTGGTTACTGGCCCGACAGGATCCGGAAAAACTGTATCTCTGTATACTGGTTTAAATATATTGAACACTGAAGGTGTTAATATTTCTACAGCCGAGGACCCTGTTGAAATTAACCTGGAAGGGATTAACCAAGTTAACGTCAATAATAGAGTAGGGCTCGATTTTGCGTCAGCACTAAGATCATTTTTGAGGCAGGACCCCGATGTCATTATGGTTGGAGAAATCAGGGACCTGGAAACAGCGTCTATCGCTATCAAAGCAGCTCAAACGGGCCATATGGTACTCTCTACCCTTCATACCAACAGTGCGGCAGAAACATTGACTCGTATGCTGAATATGGGTGTCCCGTCATTTAACCTGGCAACGACCGTCAATTTGATTATCGCCCAACGACTCGCACGCAGATTATGTGGTCACTGTAAACAAGCCTTAGATGTTCCCGTTGAAACATTGAAAAAGGAAGGCTTCAGTGACGAAATGCTCAAAAGCGCCAAGATTTATCACCCCGTAGGTTGCAATCAATGCAACAAAGGTTATAAAGGGCGAGTAGGTATTTATGAAGTCGTTAAGATTACCCCGGCAATTTCCAGAATTATTATGGAAGAAGGTAATTCAATTCAATTGAATGAACAATTCAAAAAAGAAGGCTATAACAACCTGCGTAAATCCGGATTGGTAAAAGTGTGTCAAGGTGTTACCAGCCTTGAAGAAGTCAACCGCGTTACATCGGAAAACTGA
- a CDS encoding pilin produces the protein MKRVQSGFTLIELMIVVAIIGILAAVALPAYQDYTKKAKMSEITLAASSCRTTITEKYQSAPTAPSAGNWGCESASPTSKYVASIYTDANGIVRVGIQGFGDTDLDGQYVYLVPYASGGAMTFASNRGETVYEWRCGGSSNELLKVLPGSCSYDYSTAPGGSFAAN, from the coding sequence ATGAAGCGTGTTCAATCAGGTTTTACATTAATTGAGTTGATGATTGTAGTAGCTATCATTGGTATTTTGGCTGCAGTTGCTTTGCCTGCGTATCAGGATTACACCAAGAAAGCAAAGATGTCTGAAATTACCTTGGCAGCGAGTTCGTGTAGAACAACTATTACCGAAAAGTATCAGTCTGCTCCAACTGCACCAAGTGCTGGCAACTGGGGGTGCGAATCTGCAAGTCCAACGTCTAAATATGTAGCTTCGATATATACTGATGCTAATGGCATTGTTCGTGTAGGAATTCAAGGATTTGGTGATACAGATCTTGATGGCCAGTATGTTTACCTTGTGCCTTATGCTAGCGGTGGTGCTATGACCTTCGCAAGTAATCGGGGTGAAACGGTATACGAATGGCGTTGTGGCGGAAGCAGTAATGAACTGTTGAAAGTTTTACCGGGTTCTTGTTCTTATGACTACAGCACTGCGCCAGGTGGTAGTTTTGCCGCCAATTAA